The following coding sequences lie in one Mesorhizobium sp. DCY119 genomic window:
- a CDS encoding isobutyryl-CoA dehydrogenase, protein MDAAVDPTAGQFDLNEDQRAIQEMAEAFAQDRVAPNALEWDKQRHFPADVIRETGPLGLGGIYVRDDVGGSALGRLDAVLVFEALSKACPGFASFISIHNMATWMIDRFGNEEQRQRLIPKLTSMEWLASYCLTEPGSGSDAAALKTRAVRSGGNGSDYVVNGAKQFISGAGDSDVYVTMVRTGQDGPKGISTLVVPKDAPGLSFGAVESKMGWHMQSTRQVIFEDCKVPSENLLSDEGAGFGIAMSGLDGGRLNIAACSLGGAQSALDKAVSYTAERKAFGQAINQFQALQFKLADMETELQAARIFLYTAASKLDRKAPDAGKWSAMAKRFVTDTGFNVANDALQLHGGYGYLHDYGIEKLVRDLRVHQILEGTNEIMRVIIARALIGR, encoded by the coding sequence ATGGACGCCGCAGTCGACCCGACCGCCGGTCAGTTCGATCTCAACGAGGATCAACGCGCCATCCAGGAGATGGCCGAAGCCTTCGCGCAGGATCGTGTCGCGCCCAACGCGCTCGAATGGGACAAGCAGCGCCATTTCCCCGCAGACGTGATTCGCGAGACCGGCCCACTCGGGCTCGGCGGCATCTATGTGCGCGACGATGTCGGCGGATCGGCACTTGGTCGCCTCGACGCCGTGCTGGTGTTCGAGGCGCTGTCGAAAGCCTGCCCGGGCTTTGCCTCCTTCATCTCCATCCACAACATGGCGACGTGGATGATCGATCGCTTCGGCAATGAGGAACAGCGCCAGCGCCTCATTCCCAAGCTGACTTCGATGGAATGGCTGGCCAGCTATTGCCTGACCGAGCCGGGCTCGGGGTCGGACGCTGCAGCCCTGAAAACCCGCGCGGTTCGCAGCGGCGGCAATGGCAGCGACTATGTCGTGAATGGCGCGAAGCAGTTCATTTCCGGCGCCGGCGACAGCGATGTCTATGTCACCATGGTCCGCACGGGCCAGGACGGCCCGAAAGGCATCTCCACCCTCGTCGTGCCCAAGGATGCGCCCGGCCTGTCGTTCGGTGCCGTCGAGAGCAAGATGGGCTGGCACATGCAGTCGACCCGACAGGTCATCTTCGAAGATTGCAAGGTGCCGTCCGAGAACCTGCTGTCCGACGAAGGCGCTGGCTTCGGCATTGCAATGTCAGGGCTGGATGGCGGGCGTTTGAACATCGCCGCCTGCTCGCTGGGCGGTGCGCAATCGGCGCTCGACAAGGCGGTAAGCTATACGGCCGAGCGCAAGGCTTTCGGCCAGGCGATCAACCAGTTCCAGGCGCTCCAGTTCAAGCTCGCCGACATGGAAACGGAATTGCAGGCCGCCCGCATCTTCCTCTACACCGCCGCCTCCAAGCTCGACCGCAAGGCGCCGGACGCCGGCAAGTGGTCAGCCATGGCCAAGCGCTTCGTCACCGACACCGGCTTCAACGTCGCCAACGACGCCCTGCAACTGCACGGCGGCTATGGTTATCTGCACGACTATGGCATCGAAAAACTGGTGCGCGATCTTCGCGTCCACCAGATTCTTGAAGGCACCAACGAGATCATGCGCGTGATCATCGCGCGGGCTTTGATTGGGAGATAG
- a CDS encoding dimethylsulfonioproprionate lyase family protein — translation MTIFFEELLDQFRVFLATFEDERLRDFMASSDWAMSPRALEPNVLPCLSHLDRTAELATATARPLAKFVADHRSELRWGQTYTAADFGQHFIDNYGWLEVFGTRGHFENDAMAGGLLVLGPNIVYPDHHHEAEEIYIPLTGGTEWRKGEGEFVIREGGEVIHHPSNVNHAMKTGDEPLLGLYLWRGGPLAARSTVTGGQG, via the coding sequence GTGACGATATTTTTTGAGGAACTGCTCGACCAATTCCGCGTCTTCCTGGCGACTTTCGAGGATGAGCGCCTGCGCGATTTCATGGCTTCGAGCGACTGGGCGATGTCGCCGCGCGCGCTGGAGCCGAATGTGCTTCCATGTCTGAGCCATCTCGACCGCACCGCCGAACTTGCCACGGCCACGGCGCGGCCATTGGCAAAGTTCGTCGCGGATCATCGTTCCGAGCTGCGCTGGGGCCAGACCTACACCGCTGCCGATTTCGGCCAGCATTTCATCGACAATTATGGCTGGCTGGAAGTGTTCGGCACGCGCGGGCATTTTGAAAATGATGCAATGGCCGGCGGATTGCTCGTTCTCGGCCCGAATATCGTCTATCCAGACCACCATCATGAAGCCGAGGAAATCTACATTCCGCTGACTGGCGGTACCGAATGGCGCAAGGGCGAGGGCGAGTTCGTCATCCGGGAGGGTGGCGAAGTCATTCATCATCCGTCCAACGTCAATCATGCCATGAAGACCGGGGACGAGCCGTTGCTGGGGCTCTATCTGTGGCGCGGCGGGCCGCTTGCGGCGCGCTCGACGGTCACCGGCGGGCAAGGCTGA
- a CDS encoding aspartate aminotransferase family protein, which yields MTYQNFSLAQLQAIDSAHHIHPFTDHKDLRATGARMITRANGPFIYDSEGNELLDGMAGLWCVNIGYGRNELAEAAYEQMKELPYYNSFFRCSTPTPVLLSKKLAEIAPKNMNQVFYGSSGSESNDTALRLVRHYWALEGKPQKNRIISRNMAYHGSTITGASLGGMSGMHEQLGGAVPNIVHVMMPYAYELALPGESDHDFGLRAAKAVEDAILEAGAENVAAFIGEPIMGAGGVKIPPASYWPEIQRICRKYDVLLMLDEVITGYGRTGEWFAAQTMGIEADTITTAKALTSGYQPLSALLVGDRIATTLVEKGGEFNHGYTYSGHPVACAVALKNLELIEKEGLIERVKNDTGPYFAQMLRERISRHPLVGEVRSIGLMGAIEIVKDKATRERFQPVGSAAVVVRDHAIAQGMMLRATGDSMILSPPLIWTRETIDMAGERIAKALDLAEADLRKAS from the coding sequence ATGACTTACCAGAACTTTTCGCTAGCGCAGCTGCAGGCGATCGACTCCGCACATCACATTCATCCCTTCACCGACCACAAGGATCTGCGTGCCACCGGCGCGCGCATGATCACCCGCGCCAACGGCCCGTTCATCTATGATTCCGAGGGCAACGAGCTGCTCGACGGCATGGCCGGCCTGTGGTGCGTCAATATCGGCTATGGCCGCAACGAACTGGCCGAAGCCGCCTACGAGCAGATGAAGGAACTGCCTTACTACAACTCCTTCTTCCGCTGCTCGACGCCGACGCCCGTGCTGCTTTCCAAGAAGCTCGCGGAGATCGCGCCGAAGAACATGAACCAGGTGTTTTACGGTTCGTCCGGCTCGGAATCGAACGACACCGCGCTGCGGCTCGTTCGCCATTACTGGGCGCTGGAAGGCAAGCCGCAGAAGAACCGCATCATCTCGCGCAACATGGCCTATCACGGCTCGACCATCACCGGCGCGTCGCTTGGCGGCATGTCGGGCATGCATGAGCAGCTTGGCGGCGCGGTGCCGAACATCGTCCATGTCATGATGCCCTACGCCTACGAACTGGCGCTGCCGGGCGAAAGCGACCACGATTTCGGCCTGCGCGCGGCAAAGGCCGTCGAGGACGCCATCCTCGAAGCGGGCGCCGAAAACGTCGCTGCCTTCATCGGCGAGCCGATCATGGGTGCTGGCGGCGTGAAGATCCCGCCGGCAAGCTATTGGCCGGAAATCCAGCGCATCTGCCGCAAATACGATGTCCTTCTGATGCTCGACGAGGTCATCACTGGCTATGGCCGCACCGGCGAATGGTTTGCCGCGCAGACCATGGGCATCGAGGCCGACACGATCACCACCGCCAAGGCGCTGACCTCGGGCTACCAGCCGCTGTCGGCGCTGCTGGTCGGTGACCGTATCGCCACCACGCTGGTCGAGAAGGGCGGCGAGTTCAACCACGGCTACACCTATTCCGGCCATCCGGTTGCCTGCGCCGTGGCGCTGAAGAACCTCGAACTCATCGAGAAGGAAGGGCTGATCGAGCGCGTCAAGAACGACACCGGGCCTTACTTCGCGCAGATGCTGCGGGAGCGTATTTCCCGCCATCCACTGGTTGGCGAGGTGCGCAGCATCGGCCTGATGGGCGCGATCGAGATCGTCAAGGACAAGGCGACGCGCGAGCGCTTCCAGCCGGTCGGCAGTGCCGCTGTGGTCGTGCGCGACCACGCGATCGCGCAAGGCATGATGCTGCGTGCGACCGGCGACTCGATGATCCTCTCGCCGCCGTTGATCTGGACCCGCGAAACCATCGACATGGCCGGCGAGCGCATCGCCAAGGCACTCGACCTCGCCGAAGCCGATCTTCGCAAGGCAAGCTGA
- the mmsB gene encoding 3-hydroxyisobutyrate dehydrogenase — MTTIAFIGLGNMGNPMAANLVKAGHAVQGFDLMPENLTVAREHGITVMANAAAALKDAEVVITMLPAGKHVLSVYEDIAPKAEKGALLIDSSTIDVESARKAHAIAAKHGLLSIDAPVSGGTGGATAGTLTFMAGGAADAFAKAEPILKPMAGRIVHCGDAGAGQAAKICNNMILGISMIGVAEAFVLAEKLGLSHQALFDVASTSSGQCWSLTTYCPVPGPVPTSPANRDYKPGFAAALMLKDLKLAQEAAQGAGAVTPLGAEAAQLYALFNAQGQGGADFSGIINFLRGDVT, encoded by the coding sequence ATGACCACCATCGCCTTCATCGGCCTCGGCAATATGGGCAATCCGATGGCTGCCAACCTTGTGAAGGCCGGTCATGCGGTGCAGGGTTTCGACCTCATGCCTGAAAACCTGACCGTCGCGCGCGAGCATGGCATCACCGTCATGGCCAATGCCGCCGCTGCTCTCAAGGACGCTGAGGTGGTCATAACCATGCTGCCAGCCGGCAAGCATGTGCTGTCCGTCTATGAGGACATCGCGCCGAAGGCCGAGAAAGGCGCGCTGCTGATCGACTCCTCGACCATCGACGTGGAGTCAGCCCGCAAGGCGCACGCCATCGCAGCAAAGCACGGCCTCCTGTCGATCGACGCGCCGGTTTCCGGCGGCACCGGCGGTGCGACTGCCGGCACGCTGACCTTCATGGCCGGTGGCGCGGCTGACGCTTTCGCCAAGGCCGAGCCGATCCTCAAGCCGATGGCCGGACGCATCGTCCATTGCGGCGATGCCGGTGCCGGTCAGGCCGCCAAGATCTGCAACAACATGATCCTCGGCATCTCGATGATCGGCGTGGCCGAAGCCTTCGTGCTGGCCGAAAAGCTCGGCCTGTCGCATCAGGCGCTGTTCGACGTTGCCTCCACCTCTTCCGGCCAGTGCTGGTCGCTGACCACCTACTGCCCCGTTCCGGGCCCGGTGCCGACCTCTCCAGCCAATCGCGACTACAAGCCCGGCTTTGCTGCAGCATTGATGCTGAAGGATCTCAAGCTTGCGCAGGAGGCGGCGCAAGGCGCAGGTGCCGTCACGCCGCTCGGTGCGGAAGCCGCTCAGCTCTACGCGCTGTTCAACGCGCAGGGACAGGGCGGCGCCGATTTTTCCGGCATCATCAATTTCCTGCGCGGTGACGTCACGTAA
- a CDS encoding carboxymuconolactone decarboxylase family protein, which yields MSGKPIVPLIEYEMANEAVRAVYDDIMQTRKTDWINNFWKVLAHDPALLKRTWETLREVMGQGALDPLVKEMIYIAVSATNGCEYCTYSHTASARAKGMSEAQLMELLAVVGMANETNRLANALRPPVDVQFEPRG from the coding sequence ATGAGCGGCAAACCCATCGTTCCCCTGATCGAATACGAAATGGCGAACGAAGCCGTTCGTGCCGTCTACGACGACATCATGCAGACGCGCAAAACCGACTGGATCAACAATTTCTGGAAGGTTCTTGCGCATGACCCGGCACTGCTGAAGCGCACATGGGAAACGCTGCGCGAGGTGATGGGGCAGGGCGCGCTCGATCCTCTGGTCAAGGAAATGATCTACATTGCGGTCTCGGCGACGAATGGCTGCGAGTACTGCACCTATTCCCACACCGCTTCGGCACGCGCCAAGGGCATGAGCGAAGCTCAGCTCATGGAATTGCTGGCGGTTGTCGGCATGGCGAATGAAACCAATCGCCTCGCCAACGCTTTACGTCCGCCGGTCGACGTTCAGTTCGAGCCTCGCGGCTAG